A region from the Phaenicophaeus curvirostris isolate KB17595 chromosome 3, BPBGC_Pcur_1.0, whole genome shotgun sequence genome encodes:
- the LOC138718567 gene encoding serine/threonine-protein kinase SBK2-like isoform X2: MAKSSAAAAAGTAAPTMLDELLEITAQSLVRTEVSEHYEVIRELGRGKYGHVMLVTHRQRGTPMALKLLPKASTKLHTFLYEYCVALSLATHPAIIGMFGIAIESSQYYGFLYEPALHKDLISIIKPRDGIPEPAAKQCAKQLVSALEFIHSRGLVYRDVKPENVLLFDPECRRIKLTDFGLTRPKGTKLKLVAGVIPYTAPELSNTADSQGVPIDTSLDAWAFGVLLFCLLTGYFPWEQSLPDDPFFEDFMLWQETGLEEDLPRHWKRLTTEAALMLRSLLALDPAKRGPVSGALRYVDCPWRLEDGRSEEAEVKP; encoded by the exons ATGGCCaagagctcagctgcagcagcagcagggacagcgGCACCAACAATGCTAGATGAGCTCCTGGAGATCACAGCTCAAAGCCTGGTGCGCACCGAGGTGTCCGAGCACTATGAGGTTATTCGGGAACTGGGCAGGGGCAAGTATGGCCACGTGATGCTAGTGACCCACAGGCAAAGAG GGACTCCTATGGCTCTCAAGCTGCTGCCCAAAGCCAGTACCAAGCTGCACACCTTTCTGTATGAGTATTGTGTGGCGCTTTCCCTCGCCACCCACCCTGCCATCATTGGCATGTTCGGAATTGCCATCGAGTCAAGCCAGTACTACGGCTTCCTCTATGAGCCAGCACTGCACAAAGACCTCATATCTATCATCAAACCCCGA GATGGGATCCCTGAGCCAGCCGCGAAGCAGTGTGCCAAGCAGCTCGTGAGTGCGCTGGAGTTCATTCACAGCCGGGGGCTCGTGTACCGTGACGTCAAGCCCGAGAACGTGCTACTCTTCGATCCCGAGTGCCGGCGCATCAAACTGACTGACTTTGGGCTTACGCGGCCCAAGGGTACCAAGCTGAAGCTGGTGGCTGGGGTAATCCCCTACACCGCCCCTGAGCTCAGCAACACTGCTGACTCCCAGGGGGTGCCCATCGACACCAGCTTGGATGCCTGGGCCTTTGgtgtgctgcttttctgcctgCTGACTGGCTACTTCCCCTGGGAGCAAAGCCTGCCAGATGACCCTTTCTTTGAGGACTTCATGCTGTGGCAGGAAACAGGTCTGGAGGAGGACCTGCCGCGCCACTGGAAACGTCTGACCACCGAGGCTGCCCTGATGCTGCGGAGCCTGCTGGCCCTAGATCCTGCCAAGCGTGGCCCTGTCAGCGGGGCGCTGCGCTATGTTGATTGCCCTTGGCGGCTGGAGGATGGGCGCAGTGAGGAAGCTGAGGTGAAGCCCTAG
- the LOC138718567 gene encoding serine/threonine-protein kinase SBK2-like isoform X1, producing the protein MRSVMAKSSAAAAAGTAAPTMLDELLEITAQSLVRTEVSEHYEVIRELGRGKYGHVMLVTHRQRGTPMALKLLPKASTKLHTFLYEYCVALSLATHPAIIGMFGIAIESSQYYGFLYEPALHKDLISIIKPRDGIPEPAAKQCAKQLVSALEFIHSRGLVYRDVKPENVLLFDPECRRIKLTDFGLTRPKGTKLKLVAGVIPYTAPELSNTADSQGVPIDTSLDAWAFGVLLFCLLTGYFPWEQSLPDDPFFEDFMLWQETGLEEDLPRHWKRLTTEAALMLRSLLALDPAKRGPVSGALRYVDCPWRLEDGRSEEAEVKP; encoded by the exons ATG cgcTCAGTGATGGCCaagagctcagctgcagcagcagcagggacagcgGCACCAACAATGCTAGATGAGCTCCTGGAGATCACAGCTCAAAGCCTGGTGCGCACCGAGGTGTCCGAGCACTATGAGGTTATTCGGGAACTGGGCAGGGGCAAGTATGGCCACGTGATGCTAGTGACCCACAGGCAAAGAG GGACTCCTATGGCTCTCAAGCTGCTGCCCAAAGCCAGTACCAAGCTGCACACCTTTCTGTATGAGTATTGTGTGGCGCTTTCCCTCGCCACCCACCCTGCCATCATTGGCATGTTCGGAATTGCCATCGAGTCAAGCCAGTACTACGGCTTCCTCTATGAGCCAGCACTGCACAAAGACCTCATATCTATCATCAAACCCCGA GATGGGATCCCTGAGCCAGCCGCGAAGCAGTGTGCCAAGCAGCTCGTGAGTGCGCTGGAGTTCATTCACAGCCGGGGGCTCGTGTACCGTGACGTCAAGCCCGAGAACGTGCTACTCTTCGATCCCGAGTGCCGGCGCATCAAACTGACTGACTTTGGGCTTACGCGGCCCAAGGGTACCAAGCTGAAGCTGGTGGCTGGGGTAATCCCCTACACCGCCCCTGAGCTCAGCAACACTGCTGACTCCCAGGGGGTGCCCATCGACACCAGCTTGGATGCCTGGGCCTTTGgtgtgctgcttttctgcctgCTGACTGGCTACTTCCCCTGGGAGCAAAGCCTGCCAGATGACCCTTTCTTTGAGGACTTCATGCTGTGGCAGGAAACAGGTCTGGAGGAGGACCTGCCGCGCCACTGGAAACGTCTGACCACCGAGGCTGCCCTGATGCTGCGGAGCCTGCTGGCCCTAGATCCTGCCAAGCGTGGCCCTGTCAGCGGGGCGCTGCGCTATGTTGATTGCCCTTGGCGGCTGGAGGATGGGCGCAGTGAGGAAGCTGAGGTGAAGCCCTAG